In one Nicotiana sylvestris chromosome 8, ASM39365v2, whole genome shotgun sequence genomic region, the following are encoded:
- the LOC138874974 gene encoding uncharacterized protein: MHMRLPPSGEAEALEPGMNKKRKSRAAITRLDGTATLTSGSNLDIEGEDDDGSPLRRRTRSSARDLQAPRSEAAESGTAGSGQANEPRVLEEDTDVASNRMAGFGVASARRTVGIDPEGSELGAFQECGLPLGEIGKPNDFISNFPVLSGELRDLERMIGITAGTPPKGGRFYCQHFYGIIDRADLDISRAVKVAEKSMQQEMYDHAILRLRKERFCHEKERKNISSKLQDLEAHSARGDKELGELRSALEVAIRENAALASQVEQSDSQISQLKAEIFGMKERSEIVAGESVTSRDLLINTRREIITLAAAKSEAERDAATCKEDATTMHTMVYDMSMAFDRLKAGLLHCEAPLRDARDREQSLKLLCAAKESELVSLRREVDRSRAREALLEKQLKNKADELEQFWGEVGKAKCEFIELQAHVNAHYEAK; encoded by the exons ATGCATATGAGGCTGCCCCCTAGCGGTGAAGCAGAGGCCTTGGAGCCTGGTatgaacaagaaaaggaaaagcaggGCAGCCATTACCCGACTTGATGGGACTGCTACTCTAACATCCGGGTCGAATCTTGATATTGAAGGGGAGGACGATGATGGAAGTCCGCTGAGGAGGAGAACAAGGTCTAGTGCAAGGGATTTGCAGGCGCCCCGATCGGAGGCTGCTGAGTCCGGAACGGCTGGCTCCGGCCAGGCTAATGAGCCAAGGGTCCTTGAAGAGGACACTGACGTAGCTTCGAATCGCATGGCCGGATTTGGTGTAGCTTCTGCTAGGAGGACCGTTGGCATTGATCCTGAGGGATCGGAGCTCGGGGCCTTCCAGGAATGTGGGTTGCCACTTGGAGAAATCGGCAAACCGAACGACTTCATTTCGAACTTTCCGGTTTTATCAGGGGAGCTGAGGGATCTCGAAAGAATGATCGGCATCACAGCTGGGACTCCTCCCAAAGGGGGGAGATTTTATTGCCAACATTTTTATGGCATAATCGACAGGGCTGATCTAGATATTTCTAGGGCCGTTAAAGTGGCGGAGAAGTCCATGCAGCAG GAGATGTATGACCATGCCATTCTTCGGCTCCGCAAGGAACGTTTTTGCCACGAGAAGGAGCGTAAGAACATTTCTTCGAAGCTACAGGACTTGGAGGCTCATTCTGCCCGGGGAGATAAAGAGTTGGGAGAACTTCGGTCTGCTTTGGAAGTGGCTATCCGGGAGAACGCCGCTCTTGCTTCTCAG GTCGAGCAGAGTGACTCGCAGATTAGTCAGTTGAAAGCGGAGATCTTTGGGATGAAAGAGAGAAGTGAGATTGTGGCCGGGGAATCGGTGACATCTAGGGATCTTCTCATAAACACTCGCAGGGAGATTATTACTTTGGCCGCGGCTAAGTCTGAGGCCGAACGAGATGCTGCCACTTGTAAGGAGGATGCAACCACAATGCATACAATGGTTTATGACATGTCCATG GCTTTTGATAGGCTCAAAGCCGGACTGCTTCACTGCGAGGCCCCGTTGCGGGATGCTCGAGATAGGGAGCAATCCCTTAAACTTCTTTGTGCGGCAAAGGAAAGCGAGCTCGTCTCTTTGCGGCGTGAGGTGGACCGGAGTCGGGCCCGAGAGGCCCTCTTGGAGAAACAG ttgaagaataaggcggaTGAGCTGGAACAATTCTGGGGCGAGGTTGGCAAAGCCAAATGTGAATTCATCGAGCTACAGGCACATGTTAATGCCCATTATGAGGCCAAATAG